One window of Marinomonas primoryensis genomic DNA carries:
- a CDS encoding flagellar hook-length control protein FliK, with translation MRTDSNTVLPLSSGISPKKSPLVKTPSTNGEAFANDFNKAKEALSPSKTSTTDESSASTASSTSSSSTVKASDSGDVPINNKAKGDGLSDSASNVVATATDSVESSGKILQEDGGKAPSNGVSAVLVEEDPDLLSVAVTPDLKNTDIQPSIPTSPDGDVNQVLSSATSAPQSKLMPDGVASSQEEFISGGVTSSELKRGPIDSVEVPETALGATASVVSTGVVGLDAIKRNVSNNVSKVDLLPKSEMLPESDSGAVELLDAKGEGELSWVMSQMASSGVKAAPAVTGDGVVLDAAKVTTVAAGVAGAINKNGRSDVPPLILSESALVASGSSEVKMDTADSLLGEDSVLINEPIELRKKEQEVMLGRMSAQIDGATGDVGGGLSSSLHNNVNRSAGMAAVISNNSAPNAQTNLTMNLPPSHPGWASEMSQKVAWVSRDGGHTAHIRLDPPELGSLTVKISVDSDSNTQVSFVAATPQARDLLEGQMGRLREMLAQQGMDLSRADVDVSQQDTSNAQDRDNYQNNTANQNDIVDSDDELIANNVSYVSASGVDYYA, from the coding sequence ATGCGCACAGATTCAAACACAGTATTGCCTTTATCTTCAGGTATATCGCCTAAAAAATCACCTTTAGTGAAAACACCTTCTACCAATGGAGAGGCTTTCGCAAATGATTTCAATAAGGCTAAAGAAGCTCTTAGTCCCAGTAAAACATCGACTACTGATGAATCATCCGCTTCTACTGCTTCGTCGACCTCTTCATCTTCTACTGTAAAAGCATCTGATAGTGGTGATGTACCGATTAATAATAAGGCTAAAGGGGATGGACTGTCTGATTCTGCCTCGAATGTTGTTGCTACGGCGACAGATTCGGTAGAGAGTAGCGGCAAGATCTTGCAGGAGGATGGCGGAAAAGCACCTTCTAATGGTGTGTCAGCTGTACTTGTTGAAGAAGACCCTGACCTTTTATCCGTTGCCGTTACTCCTGATCTAAAAAACACAGACATTCAGCCTTCAATACCTACAAGCCCTGATGGTGATGTTAATCAAGTTTTGAGTAGCGCGACCTCTGCACCTCAGAGCAAGCTTATGCCAGACGGCGTTGCTTCTTCTCAAGAGGAATTTATTTCAGGTGGCGTGACTTCTTCTGAGCTTAAGCGTGGCCCTATTGATAGTGTCGAGGTGCCAGAGACGGCATTAGGCGCTACGGCTTCTGTTGTCAGTACTGGTGTAGTAGGGCTTGATGCGATAAAGCGGAATGTATCTAATAATGTAAGTAAGGTTGATTTATTGCCTAAGTCTGAAATGCTTCCTGAGTCTGATTCGGGGGCTGTTGAGTTGCTAGACGCTAAAGGTGAAGGGGAGTTATCTTGGGTTATGTCTCAAATGGCATCATCAGGCGTTAAAGCTGCGCCAGCAGTTACGGGTGATGGTGTTGTTCTTGATGCTGCTAAAGTGACAACGGTTGCTGCAGGGGTTGCTGGGGCTATTAATAAAAATGGTCGTTCCGATGTGCCGCCTTTAATTTTGTCGGAGAGCGCTCTTGTTGCCTCAGGCTCGAGTGAAGTGAAGATGGATACTGCGGACTCTTTGCTAGGAGAGGATAGCGTTTTGATTAATGAGCCCATCGAGTTACGTAAAAAAGAACAAGAAGTTATGCTTGGTCGGATGTCTGCTCAAATTGATGGCGCTACGGGTGATGTTGGTGGTGGCTTAAGCAGTTCTCTCCATAATAATGTTAATCGCTCTGCCGGCATGGCTGCCGTTATTTCCAATAATTCTGCCCCCAATGCTCAAACTAACCTGACAATGAACTTGCCGCCTAGTCATCCTGGATGGGCGAGTGAAATGAGCCAAAAGGTGGCTTGGGTTTCGCGCGATGGTGGTCATACTGCGCACATCCGCTTGGATCCACCAGAATTAGGCAGTTTGACTGTTAAAATTTCAGTAGATAGTGACTCGAATACTCAGGTAAGCTTTGTTGCCGCTACACCACAGGCACGGGATTTATTGGAAGGGCAAATGGGGCGGCTAAGAGAAATGTTGGCTCAGCAAGGAATGGACCTAAGTCGAGCAGATGTTGATGTTTCGCAACAAGATACTTCTAATGCACAAGATCGAGACAATTATCAAAATAATACGGCGAATCAAAACGACATTGTAGACAGTGATGATGAGTTAATTGCGAATAACGTATCGTATGTTTCTGCGTCCGGTGTTGATTACTATGCTTAA
- a CDS encoding STAS domain-containing protein has translation MVESFFDKKTECLTIKVKGRFDYSCHKMFKEAFTASNAVKSYEVNLAEVTYLDSSALGMLLLLRDYAGGEKAMIRLVHVKGVVIDTLKIANFHRLFDITE, from the coding sequence GTGGTTGAAAGTTTTTTTGATAAAAAAACAGAGTGCCTGACAATCAAAGTAAAAGGTCGTTTTGATTACAGCTGTCACAAAATGTTTAAAGAGGCTTTTACAGCGTCTAATGCGGTAAAATCTTATGAAGTTAACTTGGCTGAAGTGACATACTTAGATAGTTCAGCTCTTGGCATGCTGCTGTTACTGAGAGATTATGCTGGTGGAGAGAAGGCTATGATTCGTTTGGTTCATGTGAAAGGTGTGGTTATTGATACCCTTAAAATTGCGAATTTCCATCGGCTTTTTGACATCACTGAGTAG
- the fliO gene encoding flagellar biosynthetic protein FliO — protein sequence MIFSFLNKYTITAMFCMAVPHLQAVGVQEMSVTSSIWKVVFSLIFVIAFIPACLWLMKRFQFAQMKLGQSDINIVNVQSLGAKEKLMLIEVEGERLLIGVTSHSISHLRSFPTKANSFASMMEQVDRESSRDNKSNGDTV from the coding sequence TTGATTTTTTCTTTTTTAAATAAATATACTATTACGGCCATGTTTTGCATGGCCGTTCCCCATTTGCAGGCTGTCGGCGTGCAAGAAATGTCTGTGACATCTTCTATTTGGAAGGTGGTTTTTTCTCTGATTTTTGTTATTGCCTTTATTCCAGCTTGCCTTTGGTTAATGAAACGTTTTCAGTTTGCTCAAATGAAGTTAGGTCAGTCGGATATTAATATTGTCAATGTTCAATCCTTGGGTGCAAAAGAGAAGCTCATGCTTATTGAGGTGGAGGGTGAGCGTCTGTTAATTGGTGTGACATCACATTCTATTTCTCATTTGAGAAGTTTTCCAACTAAGGCCAATTCATTTGCCTCTATGATGGAGCAAGTAGATCGAGAGAGTTCCCGTGATAATAAGAGCAATGGGGATACTGTGTGA
- a CDS encoding flagellar basal body-associated FliL family protein → MAEEDGLDIGTEDGKSGSKKKLIIIGALLLVLLGGGGAAAYFFLFSGSDSDSAESAEAALAKEPSVYLALDPAFTIDLMVGGKQRYVQLNMSVKSKNMDQINAVTLHMPLIRNSLVLLFSSQSFDELKTAEGKVALKKAALGAINGILEQETGQGGIDGVLFTNFVMQ, encoded by the coding sequence ATGGCTGAAGAAGATGGTTTGGATATCGGTACAGAAGACGGAAAATCTGGTAGTAAGAAGAAGCTTATTATTATTGGTGCTCTTCTTTTGGTGTTGTTAGGTGGCGGTGGTGCAGCGGCTTATTTTTTCTTGTTTAGTGGAAGTGACAGTGATTCCGCGGAATCCGCAGAAGCCGCATTGGCTAAAGAACCATCCGTTTATTTGGCGTTAGATCCTGCGTTTACGATTGATTTGATGGTTGGTGGTAAGCAGCGTTATGTGCAGCTTAATATGTCGGTTAAATCTAAAAATATGGATCAAATTAATGCAGTAACACTTCATATGCCTTTAATTCGAAATAGTCTTGTATTGCTTTTTTCAAGTCAGTCATTTGATGAATTAAAGACAGCTGAAGGGAAGGTGGCTCTTAAAAAAGCCGCTCTTGGTGCAATTAATGGCATTCTTGAGCAGGAAACTGGTCAAGGTGGTATTGATGGTGTGCTATTTACTAACTTTGTGATGCAGTAA
- the fliP gene encoding flagellar type III secretion system pore protein FliP (The bacterial flagellar biogenesis protein FliP forms a type III secretion system (T3SS)-type pore required for flagellar assembly.): MIRFVLLLMLVSPAISWAEVGLPAVKVVTNADGSQDYTVSLQILFIMTALTLLPAALMMMTAFTRIIIVLAILRQAIGLQQTPSNQIMIGMALFLTLFIMTPTLDRVNEVALQPYLKEEMTSIQAVEAASVPVRDFMLAQTREDDIALFVKLAGREGTIQSMETLPFTILMPAFVTSELKTAFQIGFMIFIPFLIVDMVVASVLMAMGMMMLSPIIISLPFKIMLFVMVDGWSMIMGTLAASFGI; the protein is encoded by the coding sequence GTGATTCGCTTTGTTCTTTTGCTAATGTTGGTTAGCCCTGCTATTTCTTGGGCGGAAGTCGGTTTACCAGCAGTCAAAGTAGTGACAAATGCAGACGGTAGCCAAGACTATACGGTTTCGTTGCAAATTCTCTTTATCATGACGGCACTGACACTATTACCAGCGGCTTTAATGATGATGACAGCTTTTACTCGAATTATTATCGTGTTAGCAATTTTGCGCCAAGCAATCGGGCTGCAGCAAACACCTTCTAACCAGATAATGATAGGAATGGCTTTGTTTTTGACCTTATTCATTATGACACCAACCTTAGATAGGGTTAATGAAGTTGCTCTACAGCCATACTTAAAAGAAGAAATGACTTCGATTCAAGCTGTTGAAGCGGCATCTGTTCCTGTCAGAGATTTTATGTTGGCACAAACGAGAGAGGATGATATTGCTCTTTTTGTTAAATTGGCTGGTCGAGAGGGGACGATTCAGTCTATGGAAACACTTCCCTTTACGATTCTAATGCCTGCTTTTGTAACGAGTGAGCTGAAAACGGCTTTTCAAATTGGTTTTATGATCTTTATTCCTTTTTTAATTGTCGATATGGTTGTGGCCAGTGTTTTGATGGCGATGGGTATGATGATGTTGTCACCAATTATTATTTCGCTGCCTTTTAAGATTATGCTTTTTGTTATGGTTGATGGTTGGTCTATGATTATGGGCACATTAGCGGCGAGTTTCGGGATTTAA
- the fliM gene encoding flagellar motor switch protein FliM, translating into MSAQDLLSQDEIDALLHGADEKPAEVDNRDANGVASYDITSQERIVRGRMPTLEMINERFARYTRISLFNMLRRTADVSSGGLQVMKFGEYVHTLYVPTSLNLVKIRPLRSTALFILDAKLVFKLVDNFFGGDGRHAKIEGREFTPTEIRIVQLMLEQVFVDLTEAWAPVLKLDLEYISSEVNPAMANIVSPSEVVVVSTFHIELDGGGGELHITLPYSMIEPVRELLDAGVQSDVDEKDDRWGKSLEQDVKDIDVNLTVNVANRKISLGEVLKFKVGDVIPIEMPEFVTVRANNVPTFKGKLGMTNEHYSVQMEESFKTKVTK; encoded by the coding sequence ATGTCAGCTCAAGATCTGTTATCGCAGGACGAGATAGATGCGCTCCTGCATGGTGCCGATGAAAAACCTGCTGAAGTAGACAACCGAGATGCCAATGGTGTGGCATCTTATGACATCACTAGTCAAGAGCGTATTGTGCGTGGGCGAATGCCCACCTTGGAGATGATAAACGAACGATTCGCGCGGTATACGCGAATTAGTTTATTTAACATGCTTCGCCGGACGGCAGATGTTTCTTCCGGTGGTCTTCAGGTGATGAAATTTGGTGAGTATGTTCATACGCTTTATGTTCCAACCAGTTTAAATTTAGTCAAAATTAGACCGTTAAGAAGTACAGCTCTCTTTATTCTGGACGCAAAGTTAGTTTTTAAACTGGTTGATAATTTTTTTGGTGGTGACGGGCGTCATGCTAAAATTGAAGGTCGAGAATTCACGCCGACTGAAATTCGGATTGTTCAGCTGATGTTGGAGCAAGTCTTTGTTGATTTGACTGAGGCTTGGGCGCCAGTATTAAAATTAGATTTAGAATATATTAGCTCAGAAGTCAACCCTGCTATGGCAAATATCGTTAGCCCGAGTGAGGTTGTCGTCGTGTCTACTTTTCATATTGAATTAGATGGTGGTGGCGGGGAGCTTCATATTACTCTACCTTACTCTATGATTGAGCCTGTACGTGAATTGCTTGATGCTGGTGTGCAGAGTGATGTTGATGAAAAAGATGATCGCTGGGGTAAATCTCTTGAGCAAGATGTAAAAGATATTGATGTAAATTTAACGGTGAATGTAGCGAATCGAAAGATTTCTTTGGGCGAAGTGTTAAAGTTTAAAGTGGGTGATGTTATCCCAATTGAAATGCCAGAGTTCGTTACCGTTAGAGCGAATAATGTTCCAACCTTTAAAGGTAAACTGGGCATGACTAATGAGCACTACTCTGTGCAGATGGAAGAAAGTTTTAAGACGAAGGTGACGAAATAA
- the flhB gene encoding flagellar biosynthesis protein FlhB produces MAENEDGSEKTEGASSKKLQDARNKGNLPRSKDLSSALLLIVAAATLYGTGTLLARDLAVLFNFNFVVERSDIFDLSRMVFHLYVSIVTIMDSMVLLMSVLAVAGIVGSIALGGLNFAWEPLTPKLSKMSPIAGLKRMFSVQSLVELLKAIAKVTLVGVVATLVLNYFLPETLGLTFQSIQLAIAHGVDIVVWSFIFVTLALALIAAIDVPFQVWSHKEKLKMTKQEVKDEFKQQEGDPLVRGRIRQMQRQAAMNRMMSDVPNADVIITNPTHFSVALKYDQTGGVAPVLLAKGGDFIALKIREVGNHYDIPVIQSPGLARAVYHHTEIGDEIPQGLFKVVAQLLAYVYQLRNARTGAPRPEVMPNLDVPDEFQWDGS; encoded by the coding sequence ATGGCTGAGAATGAAGACGGTAGTGAAAAAACCGAAGGTGCCAGTAGTAAGAAACTTCAAGATGCTCGTAATAAAGGTAATTTACCTCGATCTAAAGATCTTAGTTCTGCGTTGTTGTTGATAGTTGCGGCCGCTACTTTATATGGTACCGGAACCTTATTGGCGCGTGATTTGGCGGTATTGTTTAACTTTAACTTTGTTGTTGAACGTTCGGATATATTTGACCTTAGTCGTATGGTTTTTCATCTTTATGTGTCGATCGTCACGATCATGGACTCTATGGTGTTGCTTATGTCCGTTCTGGCTGTAGCGGGTATTGTTGGTAGCATTGCTTTGGGGGGATTGAATTTTGCTTGGGAACCCTTGACACCTAAACTCAGTAAAATGAGCCCTATAGCGGGCCTGAAGCGGATGTTTTCAGTCCAGTCTTTGGTTGAACTTCTGAAGGCTATTGCAAAAGTGACGCTTGTCGGCGTTGTTGCAACATTAGTTTTGAATTATTTTTTGCCAGAAACGCTAGGGCTGACGTTCCAATCGATCCAGCTGGCTATTGCTCATGGTGTTGATATTGTTGTCTGGTCCTTCATCTTTGTGACTCTTGCTTTGGCGCTAATTGCGGCTATTGATGTGCCTTTTCAGGTTTGGTCTCATAAAGAAAAGCTTAAAATGACGAAGCAGGAAGTTAAAGACGAATTTAAACAACAAGAAGGTGATCCTTTGGTACGAGGACGAATTCGTCAAATGCAGCGACAAGCGGCTATGAATCGAATGATGTCAGATGTGCCAAATGCAGATGTCATTATTACGAATCCGACACATTTCTCTGTGGCGTTAAAGTACGATCAAACGGGTGGTGTGGCGCCAGTTTTGCTCGCGAAGGGTGGTGACTTCATTGCGTTGAAAATCCGTGAAGTTGGCAATCACTATGATATCCCTGTGATACAATCGCCAGGATTAGCAAGGGCTGTATATCATCATACTGAGATTGGTGATGAAATACCTCAAGGCTTATTTAAAGTAGTGGCTCAGCTGTTGGCTTATGTGTATCAGTTACGTAATGCTCGTACTGGTGCGCCACGACCTGAAGTTATGCCCAATTTGGATGTGCCTGATGAATTTCAGTGGGATGGTAGTTAA
- the fliR gene encoding flagellar biosynthetic protein FliR — translation MLEINPDQFLNLTISFLLPFFRIGAFFMALPLFGSRLVSPRLRIAFSFLVAIIITPVIDVPNYDPVSPAYIVLIAEQLVIGFVLGFVITILFQLFSLAGQLAAMVAGLGFAMSNDPANGISVATLGQYYLSMVALAFLGTNGHLVMIEYLAESFNYWPIGSGFASQRYWQLVLLGGWMFEKALLIVLPLAIAVLVINLSFGVVAKASPQLNVFALGFPIIMLFSLFFFWIMLDDFLNIYLLFFGEIINWMDVTWGIHLNG, via the coding sequence ATGCTAGAAATTAATCCTGATCAATTTTTAAATCTGACGATCAGTTTTCTTTTGCCTTTTTTTCGTATTGGTGCTTTTTTTATGGCACTGCCTTTGTTTGGTAGTCGTTTGGTTAGTCCGCGATTACGCATTGCTTTCTCCTTCCTCGTAGCCATTATTATTACACCTGTTATTGATGTCCCTAATTATGACCCTGTTTCTCCAGCCTATATTGTTCTTATAGCCGAGCAGTTGGTTATTGGTTTTGTGCTTGGTTTTGTCATCACTATATTATTTCAGCTATTTTCGCTTGCAGGGCAGTTGGCTGCGATGGTGGCAGGGCTAGGTTTTGCCATGTCTAATGACCCTGCGAATGGGATTTCTGTTGCAACACTTGGTCAATATTACCTTTCAATGGTGGCGTTGGCCTTTTTGGGGACTAACGGTCATCTAGTGATGATTGAGTATTTGGCTGAAAGTTTTAACTATTGGCCTATTGGTAGTGGTTTTGCTAGTCAGCGCTATTGGCAATTGGTGTTGTTGGGTGGGTGGATGTTTGAGAAGGCTTTGCTTATCGTATTGCCTTTGGCCATTGCTGTGCTGGTCATTAATTTATCTTTTGGTGTGGTTGCTAAGGCGTCTCCTCAGTTAAATGTGTTTGCGCTTGGCTTTCCAATTATAATGTTATTCTCTTTGTTCTTTTTCTGGATTATGTTGGATGATTTCTTGAATATCTACTTGTTATTCTTTGGGGAAATTATTAACTGGATGGACGTTACGTGGGGGATTCATTTAAATGGCTGA
- the fliN gene encoding flagellar motor switch protein FliN, translating to MAEEQNPDAEGMDEDLADEWAAAMTEAGETEEGEGLEDEWAAAMTEQEVEPVKLETLTNPSVPAGGVGSDLDLIMDIPVVLSMELGNTEIAIRNLMQLTQGSVVELDRFAGEPLDVLVNGTLIAHGEVVVVNDKYGIRLTDVVSPSERIRRLK from the coding sequence ATGGCAGAAGAGCAAAATCCCGATGCAGAAGGAATGGACGAAGATTTAGCGGATGAGTGGGCGGCAGCAATGACTGAAGCTGGCGAAACCGAAGAGGGCGAAGGACTTGAAGACGAATGGGCGGCAGCAATGACGGAGCAAGAAGTCGAGCCCGTGAAGCTTGAGACGCTTACGAATCCTTCCGTACCTGCTGGTGGCGTTGGTTCCGATCTTGATTTGATTATGGATATTCCGGTTGTTCTTTCTATGGAATTAGGCAACACGGAAATAGCAATCCGAAACTTAATGCAGCTTACGCAGGGTTCTGTTGTTGAGCTCGATCGCTTTGCTGGAGAGCCGCTAGATGTATTAGTAAATGGTACATTGATAGCGCACGGTGAGGTGGTTGTGGTTAATGATAAGTATGGTATCCGTTTAACGGATGTTGTAAGTCCTAGTGAGCGTATTAGACGACTGAAGTAG
- the fliQ gene encoding flagellar biosynthesis protein FliQ, whose protein sequence is MDPQVVLSLYGQGFYLIVLIVGVVMVPSLIVGLIVSVFQAATQINEQTLSFLPRLIVTILVIMQLGPWILMKLMDFTINLFVNIPMIIG, encoded by the coding sequence ATGGATCCTCAAGTGGTACTGAGCTTATACGGGCAGGGGTTTTACTTAATTGTTCTGATCGTTGGTGTTGTGATGGTGCCAAGTTTAATCGTAGGTTTAATTGTTAGTGTGTTTCAAGCTGCAACACAAATTAATGAACAAACACTGTCTTTTTTGCCTAGGTTGATCGTTACTATTTTAGTTATTATGCAGCTGGGGCCGTGGATTTTAATGAAGTTAATGGATTTTACGATCAATTTATTTGTTAATATTCCTATGATAATAGGCTAA
- a CDS encoding fused response regulator/phosphatase — protein MERVLTILIADDNPSDRILLKTILSQFGHKVISAVDGQDAIDKFDPQLIQLVCLDIKMPRKDGWEAALEIQRLAGSLFVPIVFLSGVVDPIALSNCLRIGGTDFISKPYSPALITAKLNAIVKLLVMQKTLEDQRDAMALYNEKLLHEQDVAKVVYENITHSNCLEDPALSTLHYGTHTFNGDVILAAYKPNGGMHILLGDFTGHGLSAAIGALPLADIFFDWTKKGFLMRQIIPEINARLKGILPANMFCSAAFIDVKVNNKSIEVWNGGLPDLLFFSQAADKPIRLTSKNLPLGVLPPDVFECQIDPMSFVPGDRLMAFSDGIYEALDLSGQMFCHSVLAPLYRGEIESGRSLDWLTERLKQEGVLDNPHDDISCLSVRLDTNIGIDSSGHDISRGHDEAPADFSFEYILNADSLRNTDPLPYVLQILTTVPGLSSFSSQIFMILSELYSNALEHGVLELNSDKKKSNEGFSHYYEERERRLVSLQSGYVKIAVKVTSDNNDRMLELYVEDSGSGFDYKSINYDISNTELLYNRGFALLNQLCDKLEFSKGGSTVKAYYHWYVGQHS, from the coding sequence ATGGAACGAGTTTTAACCATATTAATTGCAGATGATAACCCTTCTGACCGTATTTTACTTAAAACGATTTTGAGTCAATTTGGACATAAAGTTATATCGGCTGTTGATGGGCAAGATGCCATTGATAAATTCGATCCTCAACTTATCCAATTGGTTTGCTTAGATATAAAGATGCCGCGCAAAGATGGTTGGGAAGCGGCGTTAGAAATCCAGCGTCTTGCTGGTAGTTTATTTGTTCCCATTGTTTTCCTTTCTGGTGTTGTTGACCCCATTGCTTTATCTAACTGCCTACGAATCGGCGGCACGGATTTTATATCTAAGCCCTATAGCCCTGCGCTTATTACTGCGAAATTAAATGCCATTGTTAAATTGTTGGTTATGCAAAAAACACTTGAAGATCAGCGTGATGCAATGGCTTTATATAATGAAAAATTGCTTCATGAACAGGATGTCGCCAAAGTTGTTTATGAAAATATAACACACTCAAATTGTCTGGAGGATCCTGCGCTCTCTACCCTTCACTATGGTACTCATACGTTTAATGGTGATGTCATTTTAGCTGCTTATAAGCCAAATGGTGGAATGCATATATTATTAGGGGATTTTACTGGGCATGGTCTATCGGCTGCTATTGGGGCGTTACCGCTTGCGGATATCTTTTTTGATTGGACGAAAAAAGGCTTTTTGATGCGCCAAATTATCCCAGAGATAAATGCGCGTCTGAAAGGCATTTTACCGGCAAATATGTTTTGTAGTGCCGCCTTTATTGATGTCAAAGTGAATAATAAAAGCATTGAAGTTTGGAATGGTGGGCTGCCTGATTTATTGTTTTTTTCACAAGCCGCCGATAAGCCGATCAGATTGACTTCTAAAAACCTGCCTTTGGGTGTGCTTCCGCCAGATGTTTTTGAGTGCCAGATTGACCCTATGTCTTTTGTTCCTGGGGATAGGTTGATGGCATTTTCTGATGGTATTTATGAGGCTTTGGATTTATCTGGACAAATGTTTTGCCATTCTGTTCTTGCTCCGCTTTATCGGGGTGAAATTGAGTCTGGTAGATCGTTAGATTGGTTGACTGAGCGCTTAAAACAAGAGGGCGTTTTGGACAACCCTCATGATGACATCTCATGTCTTAGTGTTCGGTTGGATACCAATATAGGCATAGATTCGTCTGGGCATGATATTTCGAGAGGACATGACGAAGCGCCTGCTGATTTTTCGTTTGAGTATATTCTGAATGCAGATTCACTTCGTAATACAGATCCTCTTCCTTATGTATTGCAAATACTTACAACCGTGCCGGGGCTGAGCAGTTTTTCCAGTCAGATTTTTATGATTTTGTCGGAGCTGTATTCGAATGCACTCGAGCATGGTGTTTTGGAGTTGAACTCGGATAAAAAAAAATCCAATGAAGGCTTCTCTCATTACTATGAAGAGCGTGAACGTCGTTTGGTAAGCCTACAAAGTGGATATGTCAAAATTGCCGTTAAAGTAACGTCAGACAATAATGACAGGATGCTTGAGTTATATGTTGAGGACAGCGGTTCGGGGTTTGATTATAAGAGCATCAACTATGATATATCCAATACGGAATTGCTTTATAATCGAGGTTTCGCTTTGCTGAATCAGCTTTGTGATAAATTAGAGTTTTCCAAGGGTGGTAGCACGGTGAAGGCGTATTATCATTGGTACGTTGGCCAGCATAGTTAA